Genomic DNA from Hordeum vulgare subsp. vulgare chromosome 2H, MorexV3_pseudomolecules_assembly, whole genome shotgun sequence:
CCGTTACTTACAGTTCTATTTGAACGTTATTGATTCTATGCCATAGTGTTTCCTCTTGTTCTATCTGTTGCAACCTTTTATCTTCAACTTATTCTGAGGATGTATTctcctttttacttcattgcagagAGGAGGCAGGCGGAGGCTAACCGCATAAGAGAGAAGTACTCTGACAGAATTCCTGTAAGCTTATCCTTTGTTATTGTTCAGCATAGACTGTTTCCTTACCCATGATTTGTTTGATCTAATCGGTAAACAATCTATGTAATGTAGGTGATCGTTGAGAAGGCTGGGAAGAGTGATATTCCTGACATTGACAAGAAAAAGTTAGTTCTGCTTAAACATTTCATACTATTTAAACTTTCTGTAGATTAGAGTATCTCCACCTTTACTTAGTAGGGTTGTTGTTAAGGTTATACTAGGCTGTTAATATGTCTGAATCATTATTACTGTGCAGTGTTACTCCGTGTGTTCTTTAAATAGCAAGTGGTTTCTCACGGGTTCCTTGTGATATAACTTCTGGAAGTTGGTGCAATTAATTTCCGACTTATTAGTATTGCGTGTGTCCCGTGGGTTACTTTCATCACTGGAAATTGGGCTTGTACTTGTCAGTAGCACACCACTTGCAAAGGCTTTTTACTTAAACATGTACTATTGGAATCGACATCTCTATGGTCCAAAAAACAGTTGATCTTATTCATCAAAACTTTGTCGCATGTCACATCAAAGCGCGTGCCGACCATTGTTGACCTTCAGCTGTTCTATATTCTGATACCCATCACCTCCATACAGGTACCTTGTCCCAGCTGATCTTACAGTTGGACAGTTTGTGTACGTGGTTCGTAAGCGTATCAAGCTCAGCGCTGAGAAAGCGATCTTCATCTTTGTCAAGAACACTCTTCCACCAACAGGTAGGGAAAACAACTGATGCAGCAACAGACTTTCTTTGATCAACTTACGTCTACCTCTTTATTTTACTGCACGGTCTGATGTTCTAAATCAAAATTCATATCCGTCCTTTGTTTGCAGCTGCCCTGATGTCTGCGATTTACGAGGAGAACAAGGACGAGGACGGCTTCCTCTACATGACCTACAGCGGGGAGAACACCTTTGGATCGCTCGAATCGCTCTAGGTGGTGCCGCCACGATGACAATCACTCTGAATGTCTCCTGTAAATAAGGCGTGCCAATCAACTGTGTATATATTCTGGTTTGCCTCGTCGTAGGATCTTTAAATTGTGCAACCAAGAAAAACCTAGTATCCTGACTTGTCCTATTTGAATGTTCTGACTTATATATATCAAGTAATCGACTATGAAATTCGGTAATTTCTACTTGCTCCTTCATGCATGCCGCTGTGGTCACTGGTTGTTCGCTGCTATTGATGTGAGATTTCTGGTAAATCTGGGTGCTGTTGCTGCGTTATTGGTTTGGCTATGCCGACAGGGTATGGTCGCCAGGGCCATTTGTTGCCGGTGCCATTACTTCTGCTCTGTTTAGGTTCTGTTGCTGCCGATCTCAGAACATAGACTGGCGGTGTTGCATGGCAGCGCGAGTCAGGATGCCGCAGTGAATTTATGCTGATGTAGCACTATTGATCTGGAAATTTTGCGAAGGATTCCAACCGCCGCTCCGTGCTGTGCGTTGGATCAATCTGACTGAACTAACCGCGACAGCCGTGACCGGCGGTTCAGAAAGCTGCGTGACCGGAAAGCTGTAATCGGGGCCTACGGC
This window encodes:
- the LOC123427782 gene encoding autophagy-related protein 8B, which encodes MAKSSFKLEHPLERRQAEANRIREKYSDRIPVIVEKAGKSDIPDIDKKKYLVPADLTVGQFVYVVRKRIKLSAEKAIFIFVKNTLPPTAALMSAIYEENKDEDGFLYMTYSGENTFGSLESL